The following proteins are co-located in the Triticum aestivum cultivar Chinese Spring chromosome 1A, IWGSC CS RefSeq v2.1, whole genome shotgun sequence genome:
- the LOC123187560 gene encoding uncharacterized protein has translation MEFLFLDEEDWAEMEADEEKEVERRRREEEEKARKAEENRRRREAHDAVMDSIIQHDPKAGRKVYTRFFLRDFSVFDIDEESSVPPMRYTDSTYQDEFGLEDSANILSVSIVSSDAGFPVDVYGRVIARDSIDYKCIYLFHRNRDDSQRVNEDGMLILTGPGRGLVLVDFIYLETDLKIREDGVFPDRPFSKGLISIDGRVLSREEDVVVRRETLESWLSTTEVRFATVLKAVECTIEIKLLEGRFKGNIIVGISDKDRNLATEQTIVIHDSRTDGMVTSDRSGVIKLRRSVITICLERMLVFQINNKAAGGCAQRTFDLTPRRTGADELVIRCGAVKFGFRVVWSLMDFRL, from the exons ATGGAGTTTCTCTTCCTTGACGAGGAggactgggcggagatggaggcggatgaggagaaggaggtggagaggcgccggcgggaggaagaggagaaggcgcGGAAGGCGGAGGAGAACCGACGGAGACGCGAGGCACACGATGCGGTCATGGACTCCATCATCCAGCACGACCCCAAGGCTGGGCGCAAGGTCTACACCCGGTTCTTTCTCAGAGATTTCTCCGTCTTTGACATCGACGAAGAGT CGTCTGTCCCTCCAATGCGATACACCGATAGTACCTACCAAGATGAATTTGGGCTAGAAGACTCTGCAAACATCCTCTCCGTCAGCATAGTCTCCTCAGATGCAGGCTTCCCAGTCGATGTCTATGGCCGTGTGATTGCCAGAGACAGCATTGACTACAAGTGCATTTATCTCTTTCACCGCAATAGAGATGATTCCCAGCGTGTCAACGAG GATGGAATGCTGATTTTAACCGGCCCAGGTCGAGGTCTAGTGCTGGTTGATTTCATCTATCTAGAGACAGATCTTAAAATCAGGGAAGATGGAGTGTTTCCAGACAGGCCATTTAGCAAGGGTCTAATAAGTATTGATGGCCGAGTACTGTCTAGAGAGGAAGATGTCGTGGTTAGAAGGGAAACCCTTGAGAGCTGGCTCAGCACCACGGAAGTGAGATTCGCAACTGTTCTCAAAGCAGTTGAGTGCACCATTGAAATCAAGCTTCTTGAGGGCCGTTTTAAAGGAAATATAATAGTTGGCATATCAGATAAAGATCGCAATCTGGCCACTGAACAAACAATTGTGATTCATGATAGCAGGACAGATGGCATGGTGACAAGTGATCGAAGTGGAGTTATCAAACTCCGGCGAAGTGTCATTACTATCTGTCTAGAAAGAATGCTGGTGTTTCAGATTAATAATAAGGCTGCTGGTGGTTGTGCTCAACGAACCTTTGATTTAACACCGCGCCGCACTGGTGCAGATGAATTGGTCATTAGGTGTGGTGCTGTAAAGTTTGGATTCAGGGTCGTCTGGTCCTTGATGGACTTTAGGCTGTAA